The following nucleotide sequence is from Streptomyces pactum.
GTGCCGCCCGGAGCGTACGGGCACCGGCCCGCGCGCTTCGGCGCCCGGCCCCTCACACCCCCGCGCGCCGAGGCCGGGGACGCAGCGGCCGGGGCCCGGGAACGGACCCAGCGGCCCGGAACCCGGGAAAACATCGTTCCCGGAACCCGGGAAAACGCACGCGCCCGGGATCCCGGGCGCCGGCCCGTCACCGGAGCGTACGGGCACCGCCGCTCACGCCTCGGTGCGCCGGCCGCCCTCCGGGATGACCAGCGGCGTCCCCGCCACCGGGCACTCGATGACCGCGGCGCGCATCCCGAAGACCTCGTGGACCGTCTCCGGGGTGACCACGCGCGAGGGCGGGCCGGCGGCGACGACCCGCCCGTCGCGCATCGCGATCAGGTGGTCGGCGTAGCGGCAGGCGAGGTTCAGCTCGTGCAGCACCATCACCACGGTCCGGCCGTCGGTCCGGTTGAGGTCCCTCACCAGCTCCAGCACGTCCACCTGGTGGGCGAGGTCGAGATAGGTGGTGGGCTCGTCGAGCAGCAGGACGGAGGTGTCCTGGGCGAGGGCCATCGCGATCCACACCCGCTGGCGCTGGCCACCGGACAGCTCGTCCAGGGAGCGCTCGGCCAGCGCGGCGGCCCCGGTGGCCGCGAGCGCGGCGTCCACCGCGGCCTCGTCCGCGGAGGACCACTGCCGCCACCACCGCTGGTGCGGGGTGCGGCCGCGGGCGACCAGGTCGCGGACGGTGATGCCGTCGGGCGCGGCGGGGGACTGCGGCAGCAGGGCGAGCCGCAGCGCGAGGTCGCGGGCGGGGAGCCGGGCGATGTCCTCGCCGTCCAGGTGCACGGTGCCGGCGGCGGGCTTCAGCAGCCGGGCCAGGGCGCGCAGCGCGGTGGACTTGCCGCAGGCGTTCGGGCCGACCAGCGCGGTCACCCGGCCCGCCGGGATCTCCAGGTCGAGGCCGTCGGCGACGGTCCGGTCGCCGTAGCCGAGCCGCAGCCCGGTGCCGCCGAGCGCCGTGCCGCGGGGCGCGGGGACGCCCCCGTCCGCGACGGTCGCGGACGCCCGCTCCGCACCACCGGCGGCGGGCCGGCCGGTGCCGGTGGTGTCAGCGGTCTCGGCCATGTCAGCCTCCCTTTCCGGCCCGGTTGGTGCGGGCGAGCAGCAGCAGCAGGTACGGCGCGCCCACGGCTCCGGTGATCACGCCGACCGGCAGCTCGGTCGGTTCCAGCACCAGCCGGGCGGCGAGGTCGGCCAGGAGCAGCAGCACGGCGCCCACCATCCCGCTGATGACCAGCGGGATCCCGGCGGTGCCGGCGAGCCGGCGGGCGATCTGCGGGGCCCCCAGGGCGACGAAGGCGACCGGCCCGGCGGCGGCGGTGGCCACCGCGGCCAGGCAGGTGGCGAGCACCAGCAGCGCGATCCGGGCGCGGCGCAGCGGGATGCCGAGGCTGAGCGCGGTGTCGTCGTCGAACTGCAGCAGCTGGTACGGCCGGGCGAGCGCCAGGGTGAGCGGCACCAGCAGCAGCAGCGCCAGGCCGGCCCACCGCACGTGGTCCCAGCCGCGTCCGTTGAGGCTGCCGGTGAGCCAGACCATGGCGCGGGAGGCCTGGTCGATGTCGGCGCGGGCCAGCAGCCAGCGGGTGAGCGCCACCAGGGCCCCGTTGGCGGCGAGCCCGACGAGGACGAAGCGGTAGCCGGTGATGGTTCCGCCGCGGTAGGCGAGCAGGTAGATGACGGTGGCGACGGTGAGCGCGCCGGCCAGTGCCCCGAAGGGGACCGGGCCGAAGGTGGATGCGCCGGCCGCGGTGACGCCGCCGACCACGATGGTGGTGATGGCCCCGGCCCCGGCGCCGGCGGAGATGCCGATGAGGTCGGGGCTGGCGAGCGGGTTGCGGGTGACGGCCTGGTAGACCGCGCCGGCGACGCCGAAGGCCACGCCGACCAGCACCGCGGTCAGCGCCCGCGGCAGCCTCAGCTGGTGGACGATGAGGTCCGCGTCGCCGGAGCCGTAGCCGAGGACCGCGCCGAGCACGTCCCGGAGAGGGATGTGGAAGGTGCCCAGCGACACCGAGGCGATGAAGGCGGCGAACCCGGTGACCGCGAGGGCGGCGGCGGTGACCGCGACCCGGGGCCGCAGACGGATGCCGACCGGCCCGAACTCCGCTCTCATCGCGTGTGCTCCTTGAGCTTGCCGCGCTTGACCAGGACGGCGAGGAAGGGCGCGCCGACCAGCGCGGTGACCACGCCGGCCTCCAGTTCGGCGGGCCGGGCGACCATGCGGCCCAGGACGTCGGCGCCGATCAGCAGCACCGCGCCGCCCAGGGCGGAGCAGGGGACGAGCCAGCGCGCGTCGGGGCCGGTGAAGGCCCGTACAACGTGCGGGACGACCAGGCCGACGAAGGTGATCGGTCCGGCGGCCGCGACCGCGGCGCCCGCCAGCAGGATCACCGCGACGGCGCCCAGCGCCCGGGTGGTGCGGACGCGGGTGCCCAGGGTGCTGGCGAGGTCGTCGCCGAGGGCGAGGGCGTTGAGCCGCCCGCTGAGTCCGAGGGCGAGCAGCAGTCCGGCCGCGATGAACGGCAGCAGCTGCCCGACGACCTCGGTGTCGCGCCCGGCGAGCGAGCCGACCGCCCAGAACCGGTACTGGTCCAGGGTGCGGATGTCCAGCAGGACCAAGGCGTTGGTGCCCGCGTCCAGGAGGGCGGTGACGGCGGCTCCGGCCAGCGCCAGCTTCGCCGGGGTGGCGCCGCCGTAGCCGGTGCCGCCGACGGCGTAGGCGAGCAGTCCGGCCAGCGCCGCGCCGAGGAAGGCGAACCACACGTACTGGTAGGAGCTGGTCAGGCCGAGCGCGCCGATGCTCGCGGCGACCGCGAAGGCGCCGCCGGCGCTGATGCCGATGAGCCCGGGGTCACCGAGGGGGTTGCGGGTGATGTCCTGGGCGACGGCGCCCGCGGCGCCCAGCGCCAGGCCGACCAGCAGCCCCAGCAGGGTGCGGGGCATCCGCAGCTCCCGGACGACGATCGCGTCGCCCTCCCGGCTGCCGCCCAGCGCTGCCAGCACGTCGGACAGCGGGACCGCCTTGGTGCCGATGGCCAGCGAGGCGCAGCCGACGACGGCGAGCAGCGCCAGCAGGACGAGCGGCACGGCCAGGCGCGCGGCGGGCCGCCGGGCCGCCGGGGCGGGCTTCGCGCCGCCCGGGCCCGGCCGGCCCGGCGCCGCGGGGCCCCGCGCGGCGGCAGGGGTCGGCTTCACAGACACCCGCCACACGTTAAGGCATACCTAACTTCCCTTTTCAGCCACCCCCCGCATCGGCACGAGTACCGGCGGCAGCTACGCTTAGGCCATCTTTAGACAGGTAAGCCTTACCTAACAACTGCTCCGCTCCCCCGGAAGGAACACCGTGCCGCACACCCTCAACGGCCGTCGGCGTGGCCGGATCGGCACCCTCGTGCTCGCCGCCGCGCTGAGCTTCGGACTCGCCGCCTGCGGCGAGTCCGGCGGCTCCGACTCGTCCTCCTCGTCCTCCTCGTCGGAGGCCGGGGCGGAGTCGTCCGCCGGCTTCCCCCGGACGGTCCAGCACCACAAGGGCAAAACCGAGATCAAGACCAAGCCCAAGCGCGTGGTGGCCCTGGACAACAGCCTCGTCGAGGCGGTCGTCGCGCTCGACCGGCCGCTGATCGCCGGCATCGGCTCCTACCGCGACCAGAAGGGCTTCCCCGACTACCTGGGCGACGCCGTCAAGGACACCAAGGACGTCGGGCCGCTGGACAGCCCGAACCTGGAGCAGATCGCGGCGCTCCGGCCGGACCTCATCATCTCGGCCTCGGTCCGCCACGAGGAGCTGTACGACCAGCTGTCCGAGATCGCGCCGACGGTCTTCGTGGAGACCACCGGCCCGACCTGGAAGGACAACCTGACCCTGGTCGGCGAGGCCCTCGGCGAGGAGGCCAAGGCCAAGGAGGTGCTGAGCACCTACGAGACCCGGGCGAAGAAGATCGGTGACGCGATCAACGCCAAGGCCGGCAAGCCGGAGGTCTCCATCGTCCGCTTCGTGGACGGGCCGACCCGCATCTACCTGCCGAAGACCTTCAGCGGCATCGTGCTCCAGGACATGGGGCTGGCGCGGCCGGAGAACCAGCGCGATCCCGAGAAGTTCAACATCGAGATCAGCGAGGAGCAGATCGGCCAGGCCGACGGCGACGTCATCTTCTACACCACCTTCTCCGGCGGCGAGGAGCGGGAGGAGAAGTTCCTCGGCAACCCGCTGTGGAAGCGGCTCGGCGCCGTCAGGAGCGGCGACGTGCACAAGGTCGATGACGAGATCTGGATGACCTCGGTCTCGGCGCAGGGCGCCCACCGGATGCTGGACGACATGGCCCGCGTGTTCGGCGTGGACGCGGCGAAGTGACACCCGGCGGCGGGGGCGGTGCGGAGCGTCCGCACCGCCCCCGCCGCCGTTCCGGCCCCCCGCCCCCGCCGCCGCCGTTCCACCCCCACCGCCGCGCCGTACGGCCGCCCGGCCCCACCCCCGTACGACCGCACCCGCACCCCGCGCCCACCGCCGTTCCCGCGCCGCGCACCGCCGGAGCCGGCCGCCGCTCCCGCGCCGCGCACCGCCCGCCGGGTCCGCCGCCGGACCCCCGCCGGGCCCGCACCCCCATTGCGTCAGAGCGACGATTACACTGGGCGCGTGCCTCAACTTCGCCTCGCTCTGAATCAGATCGACTCCACCGTCGGTGATCTCGCCGGCAACAGCGAAACGATCGTCCACTGGACCCGGCACGCCGCCGGGCAGGGCGCCCATCTGGTGGCGTTCCCCGAGATGGCGCTGACCGGCTACCCCGTCGAGGACCTGGCCCTGCGCGCCTCCTTCGTCGAGGCCTCCCGCACCGCGCTGCGCGCCCTCGCCGCCCGGCTGGCCGAGGAGGGGCTCGGCGAGCTGCCGGTGGTCGTCGGCTACCTGGACCGCAGCGAGCGGGCGGCCCCCCGGTACGGGCAGCCGGCCGGTGCCCCGCAGAACGCCGCCGCGGTGCTCCACCGCGGCGAGGTGGCACTCTCCTTCGCCAAGCACCACCTGCCCAACTACGGCGTCTTCGACGAGTTCCGCTACTTCGTGCCCGGCGACACGATGCCGGTCGTCCGCGTGCACGGGGTGGACGTGGCGCTGGCGATCTGCGAGGACCTGTGGCAGGAGGGCGGCCGGGTGCCCGCCGCCCGCACCGCCGGGGCCGGGCTGCTGCTCTCCGTCAACGCCTCCCCCTACGAGCGGGAGAAGGACGACACCCGGCTGGAGCTGGTCCGCAAGCGCGCCCAGGAGGCCGGGTGCACCACCGCGTACCTGGCCATGATCGGCGGCCAGGACGAGCTGGTCTTCGACGGTGACTCGATCATCGTGGACCGGGACGGCACGGTGCTCGCCCGCGCCCCGCAGTTCGCCGAGGGGTGCGTCCTGGTGGACCTGGACCTGCCCGCCGCCGGGGAGGTGCCCTCGGGGGTGGTGGACGACGGCCTGACCATCGACCACGTCATCCTCTCCGCCGACCCGCTGCCGGCCTACGAGCCGGAGCTGGCGGGGGGCGAGGCGGACCGTCTCGGCGACGAGGAGGAGATCTACACCGCGCTGGTGGTGGGCCTGCGGGCGTACGTCGCCAAGAACGGCTTCCGCAGCGTGCTGATCGGGCTGTCCGGCGGCATCGACTCGGCGCTGGTGGCCGCGATCGCCTGTGACGCGGTCGGCGCCCAGCACGTGTACGGCGTCTCCATGCCGTCCCGCTACTCCTCCGAGCACTCCAAGGACGACGCCGCCGAGCTGGCCCGCCGTACCGGGCTGAACTTCCGCACGGTGCCCATCGCGCCGATGTTCGACGCCTACATGGCGTCGCTGGGGCTGACCGGGCTGGCGGAGGAGAACCTCCAGTCCCGGCTGCGCGGCACCCTGCTGATGGCCATCTCCAACCAGGAGGGGCACATCGTGCTGGCCCCGGGCAACAAGTCCGAGCTGGCCTGCGGGTACTCCACGCTCTACGGCGACTCGGTCGGCGCCTACGGGCCGATCAAGGACGTCTACAAGACCTCGGTCTTCCGGCTCGCCCGGTGGCGCAACCAGGCGGCGGTGGACCGCGGCCAGACCCCGCCCATCCCGGAGAACTCGATCACCAAGCCGCCCAGCGCCGAGCTGCGGCCGGGCCAGGTGGACACCGACTCGCTCCCCGACTACGACGTCCTCGACCAGATCCTGGAGCGGTACGTGGACCGGGACCAGGGCCGGGCCCAGATCGTCGCGGCCGGGTTCGACGAGGCGCTGGTCACCCGGGTGCTGCGGCTGGTGGACACCGCCGAGTACAAGCGGCGGCAGTACCCGCCGGGCACCAAGATCTCCGCCAAGGGCTTCGGCAAGGACCGCCGGCTGCCGATCACCAGCGCCTGGCGCGAGACCGGCTGACCGCCGCCGGACCGGCCGCCCGGCCCCGGTCCCCCGACCGCCCGCACCGGACACCCGGACCGTACGGACCCTACGAACCGCACGGACCGCCGGCCGTCCGGTCCGGGCGGGAACATCCCCCTCCCGGCCGGCGTTGCACACCCTTGTTGTGCACGTTTCCCACGGAAGTGAGTGGCCTGTGAAGGTCGAGATCTACAGCGACATCGCCTGCCCCTGGTGCCACCTGGGCAAGAAGCGGTTCGAGCGGGCGCTGGCGGCCTTCCCGGGTGCCGACCGGGTGGAGGTGGTCTACCGCCCGTTCCAGCTCGACCCGACCGCGCCGGAGGAGCCCCGGCCGCACCGCGAGGTGCTGGCGGAGAAGTACGGTCCGCAGTCCGTCGCCATGGACGAGCGGATCACCGCCCTGGGCGCCGCGGAGAACCTCACCTTCGACTTCGACACCGTGGTGGAGAACAACTCGCTGCTCGCCCACCGTCTGCTCCGCTTCGCCCTCCAGGAGTACGGGCCGGCCGCCCAGGCCCGGCTGAAGGGCCGGCTGCTGGAGGCGCACTTCGGCGAGGGCATGGACATCGGCGACCGCGAGGAGCTCACCGACGCGGCCGTCGCCGTCGGCCTGGACCGCGACCCGGTGGCCGCGTTCCTGGACGGCGACGAGCTCCACGACGAGGTGCTGGACGAGATCGACGAGGCCCGGCAGCGCGGCATCACCGCCGTCCCCACCTTCGTCTTCGAGGGCCGGTGGGCGGTCCAGGGCGGCCAGGAGCCGGCCACCTTCCTCGACGTCCTGCACCAGGTCACCGCGGCGACCGCCGCCGAGTCCGCCGGGGCGCGCCCCGGCGACGGCGCGGAGCCGGCGGCCGTCCCCGGGCGCACGGCCGGCCCGGACGCGGCCTGCGCCGACGACGCCTGCGAGGTCCCGGCCCCCTGACCCGGGCGTCCGCGCCGGGGTGCCCCGGCCCGGGACGGCCGCCGTCCGGGGCCGCTTGAGCCGGCCCGCCCCCGGCGTCGGGCGCCGCCGGGGCACCGCCCTGCCCCGCACCGCCGCCGTCGGGCGCGCTCAGCGCCCGACGGCGGCGTACGGACGGTCGCGGCGGGCGTCGTGGAGGACCGAGCCCCACCACCGGAGCTGGTCGAGCATCAGCTCCGCGGCCCGGGCGGGCTCCTCCGGCTCGATCGGCTCGCCGTCCTCCCCGAAGAGCAGGTAGTAGCGCGGGAAGCTGACGTAGTCGCGGACCGTGTGGGCGTGCAACTCGCCGAACACCTGGCGCAGCTGCTCGATCGCCAGGAGTCCGCCGCTGGCCCCGCTGTAGCCGACGAAGCCGATCGGCTTGGCCGCCCACTCGGCGTGGTGCCAGTCGATGGCCGCCTTGAGGGAGGCCGGGAAGGAGCGGTTGTAGTCGGGGGTCACCACCACGATCGCGTCCGCGTCGGCGATCCGGCGGGTGAGGGCGGCCATCCCGGCCGGCCGCTCCATGTCGGGCTGCATCGCGGGCGGCACCGCCGGCAGCTCCAGCGGCAGCGGAACGTCCGCCAGGTCGATCAGGTCCACCGTGAAGTGCCCGTACCGCCGGGCCTGCCGGACGAACCAGTCCGCGACCACCGGTCCGAACCGCCCCTCCCGGACGCTGCCGACGATCACTGCCAGGTTCAGGTTCTCACTGGACACCGCTGTGCTCCCTGTTCTTCCGGGTGTTCCGAGGTCACGCGGCCCGCCGCTGCCGGCCGCTGCCGTCAATCTGCCGAGGACCGGCGGGGTGCGGGAAGGCCGCGCGGAGACTGGTAGCGGCAGGGCCACGATCCGCTCCGCGGGCGGCTGTTAGGTTCGCCGGGTGAGCGACAACGAGCTGGGCATGTTCCTCCGGCACCGCCGGGAGTCCGTCACCCCCGCCGAGGCCGGTCTGCCCACCGGCCCCCGCCGCCGCACCCCGGGCCTGCGCCGGGCGGAGCTGGCGACCCTGGCCGGGGTGAGCGTGGAGTACGTGACCCGTCTGGAGCAGGGGCGCGACCGCCACCCGTCGGCCCAGGTGCTCTCCGCGCTGGCCGACGCGCTCCGCCTGACGCCCACCGAGCGCGTCCACCTGCACCGCCTGGCCAAAGGCGCGGACGGCAACTTCAGCTGCATGGGCGGGGTGCAGCCGACCCGTACGGTACGGCCGGCGGTCCGGGCGCTGCTGGAGCGCCTGGAGCCGACCCCGGCGGTGCTCCTCAACCGGATGGCCGAGCAGCTGGCCTGGACCTCCGGCTACGAGCGGCTGGCCGGGCCGGTGGGTGCGCTGGACACGGCGCCCGGCGGCGGACCGGACGGCCCGCCGCCGAACCTGGCCCGCTTCGTCCTCACCGACGAGCGGGCGCGCACCGCCTACCCCGACTGGGACCGGGTCGCCGACGAGCAGGTCGCCGCGCTCAAGCAGGGGCCGTTCCGGTCCGACCCGCACATCGCGGCGCTCGCGGACGAGCTGACCGTCACGGCCGGGGCGGCCTTCACCGACCGGGTGGCCACCGTGCCGGGCCTGCCCCGGCCCAGCGGGGTGGTCCGGCTGGTCCACCCCGAGGCGGGCGAACTCCGGCTGGCCCACGAGACGCTGGACCTGTCCGCCGACGACGACCTGCGGCTGAGCGTCCTGCTCCCCGCCGACGACGCCTCCTCCGCCGCCCTGGACCGGCTCACCGGCCGCCGGCCGGGCATGCTCCGGGCGGTCCCCGCCTGACGGGCGGCCCGCGTCGGGCGGTGGGTGACGGCCCCGCCCGGGCCTGCCGTCCCGGGCGGCGGGGTGGTCAGAGGGTGACCGAGGCCGCCACCGGCAGGTGGTCGCTGGCGGTGCGCGGCAGGGTCCACGCGGAGGCCGGGTCCACCCCGCGCACCAGGATCTGGTCGATCCGGGCCATCGGGAAGGACGCGGGCCAGCTGAAGCCGAAGCCGTCCCCCGCCGCACCCTGTGCCGAGCGCAGCTGGGCGGTGACCGGGGCCAGCGCGCGGTCGTTCATGGTGCCGTTCAGGTCGCCCAGGAGGATCACCCGGCTGAGGCGCTCGTCCGCGATGGCCTCGCCCAGCGCCTCCGCGCTGGCGTCCCGCTGACCGGCGGTGAACCCCTTGTCCGACTTCACCCGGACCGACGGCAGGTGGGCCACGTAGACGGCCACGTCACCGTGCGGGGTGTCCACGGTGGTGCGCAGCGCGCGGGTCCAGCCCAGCTTGATGTCCACCGGAGCACTGTTCCGCAGCGGGTACCGGCTCCACAGCCCGACGGTGCCCTGCACGGTGTGGAAGGGGTACCGGCCGGCCAGTGCCTTCCGGTACGCCGGGGCCGCCTCGTCGGTCAGCTCCTCCAGGGCGATCACGTCGGCTCCGGACGCGGCCACCTTCCGGGCGGTGCCGGCCGGATCGTCGTTGCGCGCGTTGACGTTGTGGGTGACGACGGTGAAGTTGCCGCCGCTCCCGGACCGGTCGAAGAACATCAGCCCGCCGAAGAGGTTGAGCCACACCGCCACCGGGAGCACCAGGGCCAGCAGGGCGGTCGCGGACCGGCGCACCGCGCCCGCCACCAGCAGGACGGGCAGGAGCAGCCCCAGCCACGGCAGGAACGTCTCCAGCAGACTGCCGAGGTTGCCGATCCGGTTGGGGATGTACGCGTGACCCGCCATCACCAGCGCGAGCAGCACGGCGCATCCGGCGGTGACCCGGCCGCGGCGCCAGATGCCACGGTCGTGCCGCCAGCGGCGCAGCAGTCGGCGGGCCCGGGAACCGGTCGGCTCCAGGCCGTCCTCGTCACGTCCGGTCCGCTCCGTGTACGCCTGCACCATGCGCTGTTCCTCACTCCGGATGTGCTGGTCCGTCCGATCCACGCCCACGGGCATGACCATAGGGGATGACCAGGCGTTTTCCCGCCGTCCTGGCGAGTGCCGCCCGAACCGGGGGACGTGTGTGCGGCACGGCCGGGTTCCGCTCGGACGTCCCGTGACGACATCTGTGACAGAACAGGCACAAAACGGCTGCTCAAAGGGGCGGCTGACGGCGAGTCCGGCACCGGGCCGGACGCGACGGGCGGCCGGCCGTTCCGTCCGGCAGCCGGGCGCGCGGGCGGTTCCTCCGCCGAGTGCGTGTCGCGCCCGGGAGCGCCGTCCCCCGGTACGCCCCGCGCCCGGGGCGGGACGCTCCGGGCGGCACGCCCGGAGCCGGGTCGTCCGCACCGGCCCGGCTGGCGCGGGTGCCGGGCGGAGGGCGCGAGGGCGCGCGGTGCAGGTGGCGCCCCGGCGGTCGTACGGCGGGCCCGGCGTGGGCGTACGGGCGTCCGGTCAGTTGCGGGACCGGACCCCGTCCAGCACGGTGTCGACTATCCGCTCGGAGAGCCCGTCCGGCAGGTCGCGCCACTCGTGCATCATCGCGCGGGTCAGCATGGGGCCCACGAAGAGGTCGGCGAGCAGGTCCAGGTCCTCGGTGGCGCGGATCTCACCGGCCGCCATGCCCCGCCGCAGCACCGCCAGCAGCAGTTCGCGGCGCCGCTGGATGACGGTGTCGTGGTACTCCTTCCACAGACCAGGGTGGGCCCGGACGTGGGCCACGACCGCCCGCAGCAGCGCGGAGTGGCGCTTGGCCAGGGCTCGCCGGCGTATGAACTCCAGCAGCGTGACCAGGTCGTCGCGGACCGACTCGCCGGCCGGCTCGGGGTGCCCCTCGTCCAGGGAGCGCATGACGTCGAGCATCAGCGCCTCCTTGCCCCGCCAGCGGCGGTAGAGGGTGGCCTTGCCGACACCGGCCTCCCGGGCGATGCGCTCCATCGACAGTTCGCCGATGGTGGCGCCCTCCTCCAGCAGGCGCAGCACCGCCTCGATGATCGCGCCGTCCGCGGTGGCGTCCCGCGGCCGGCCGGGCGGACGGCCGGGGGCAGCGGCGCCGGAGGGCGCCGGCGGGGCGGCGGCGGCCGGGCCCGACGTGGCCGGCGGGCCGGCGGCGCCACCGGCGACGGGCGGGCGGGGCGCCGCGGGCCCGCCCGGCACCGTGGTCCCGGAGCCGGCGGGGTTCACCGCCGCGCCTTGCCGGCCGCCTCGCGGGGCCCGGGGCGCGTCCCGGCCGGGGCCGGGCCGGCGGTCGCCTCCCGGCCGGGCAGGAAGCAGCCCACGACCAGCGCGCCGACCAGGGCCACCGCCCCGGCCCCGATCGAGGTGATGTGCATGGCGTGGATGAAGGCGTCCTCGGCGGACGCGGCGAGCCGGCGGCCCGCCGGTCCCATCCGCTCGGCCACCGTCAAGGTGGCCTCCACCGACTCACCGGCGGTGTGGCGCTGGGCGTCCGACAGCCCCGGCGTGCGGGCGAGCTCGTCGTCGATGCCGCCGCGGTACGCGGTGGAGAGCACCGACCCGAGGACGGCCACCCCCATCGCCCCGCCGACCTGCCGGAACGTGTTGTTGAGGGCCGACCCGGAGCCGGCCTTGTCGCGGGGCAGGGCCTGCATGACGGCAACCGTGACCGGCGGCATGATGTGCGCCATCCCGCAGCCCTGGATGAAGAAGAGCACCTCCAGCACCCAGATCGGCGAGTCGCGGTCCAGGGTCAGGAAGCCGAAGAAGGTGGCGGCGACCATCAGCATGCCCGCCGTACAGGCGGCGCGGGCGCCGAAGCGGTCGACCACCAGCCGGGCGCGCGGGGCGAAGATCAGCTGGGCGGCGGCGACCGGCAGGAGCAGCAGCCCGGACTGGAGCGCGCTGTAGCCCCGCACGCTCTGGGTGTAGAAGATCATGAAGAAGGTGACCCCGAGCAGCGCGAAGAAGACCAGCGCTATGGCGGCGATCGCGGCGGAGAAGGCGGGGTTGCGGAAGTAGCCGACGTCGATCGACGGGTGGTCGCTGCGCTTCTGGTGGAACACGAAGCCGGTCAGCACCAGCAGTCCCGCACCGATGGTGGCCAGCACCTCGGGGTCGGTGAAGTCGGCGAGCTGTCCGCCCTCGATGATCCCGTACACCACCAGCACCAGGCCGATGACGGAGAGCGTCACGCCGACCGGGTCCAGCCGGCCGGGCGCGGGGTCCCGGGAGTCGGGGACCAGGATCGCCATCGCGACCACGGCGACCAGCACCACCGGGACGTTGACGAAGAACACCGAGCCCCACCAGAAGTGCTCCAGCAGCAGCCCGCCGGTGATCGGCCCTATGGCGATGGCCAGCCCCACCGCGGCCACCCAGATGCCGATCGCCTTCGCCTGCTCGTCCCGCTCGAAGACGTTGACCAGGATCGCCAGGGTGGCGGGCATCACGAACGCCGCGCCCAGACCCATCACCGCCCGGAAGACGATCAGCTCGGTGGGCGAACCGGAGAAGGCCGCGAGCACCGACCCCAGCCCGAAGACGACCATGCCCCCGATCAGCACCTTCTTCCGGCCCACCCGGTCGCCGAGGAGCCCGGCGGTGAACAGCAGCCCGGCGAAGACGAGGGTGTAGGAGTTGATCGCCCACTCCAGCTCGCTCTGGGTGGCGCCCAGGCCGGTGGGTTCGGGCGAGGCGATGGTCTTCATCGCCACGTTGAGAATGGAGTTGTCCAGCACCACCACCAGCACGCTGAACATCAGGACGGTCAGGATCGCCCAGCGTCTGCGGTGGATGTGCTCCGGTACGCGGCGCGCCGGCTCCTCGCCGGTGTTCGCGGGGGTCGTCATACCGACACCGTAGACCTTTTCCGATACGGAGCCGTCTCGTATTGCCGTGCCATGGGAAAGGTTTTGCGATCCCTCCCCCGCGGGAAGGGCGTGCGCCCCCGCTCCGGGGCGCCGCGCCCCGGACGAGCGCCCCGCCCCGGCCGGAGAGCCGGGACGGGCTCCGGCCAGGCACGGGTGTGCGATTCCTCGCCGGTAACCACGGCCCTTCCGTGCCGAGGGTGACGCGTGCCAGCATGGGGGTGGTCCGGAGACACCGTGAGGGTGCTTCGAGATGACAAAGGAGCGATCGCGATGACGCACGTCAGCCATGCCCCCGTGCCGAAACCGGCGGACAGCGGCAAGACGCTGTACGGGGGAACCAGCTCCCGGCGTATCACCGTCCGTGACATCGCCGCCGCCAAGCGGCGTGGCGAGAAGTGGCCGATGCTCACCGCCTACGACGCGATGACCGCGTCGGTCTTCGACGAGGCGGGCATCCCGGTGATGCTGGTGGGTGACTCCATGGGCAACTGCCACCTGGGCTACGAGTCCACCGTGCCGGTGACCATGGACGAGATCACCATGCTGTCCGCGGCGGTGGTACGCGGCACCAAGCGCGCCCTGATCGTCGGCGACCTGCCGTTCGGCAGCTACCAGGAGGGCGCGGTGCAGGCGCTGCGCAACGCCACCCGGCTGGTGAAGGAGGCCGGGGTGGGCGCGGTGAAGCTGGAGGGCGGCGAGCGGTCCGCCGACCAGATCGAGCTGCTGGTGCGGTCCGGCATACCGGTGATGGCGCACATCGGCCTCACCCCGCAGTCGGTCAACGCC
It contains:
- the panB gene encoding 3-methyl-2-oxobutanoate hydroxymethyltransferase yields the protein MTHVSHAPVPKPADSGKTLYGGTSSRRITVRDIAAAKRRGEKWPMLTAYDAMTASVFDEAGIPVMLVGDSMGNCHLGYESTVPVTMDEITMLSAAVVRGTKRALIVGDLPFGSYQEGAVQALRNATRLVKEAGVGAVKLEGGERSADQIELLVRSGIPVMAHIGLTPQSVNAYGGYPVQGRGEEAAQQLLRDAKAVQDAGAFAVVLEVVPAELAAEVTRSLHIPTVGIGAGAECDAQVLVWTDMAGLNGGRVPRFVKQYARLREVLGDAAKAFAEDVVGGAYPAEEHSFH